Proteins from one Ardenticatena maritima genomic window:
- a CDS encoding UDP-N-acetylmuramoyl-L-alanyl-D-glutamate--2,6-diaminopimelate ligase: MTTETHVLLATLLAALPWAETPSPLANLAIRGITADSRAVQPGTLFVAYRGVSVDGHRFIGDAVARGAAAVVGEAAPEDVGALPVPYIRVRDGREALAWLAAAWHGHPSQRMRVVGITGTDGKTTTTTLVSSVLSAAGEHVGVLTTIGATIGGQHFETAPHTTTPDALELQQYLRHMVEAGVTTAVLEVTSHGLAQHRVTGIAFDTAIVTNITHEHLDFHGTLENYRRAKAMLFEHLMNTPHKPNTPKVSILNADDSSFAYLRPIPAERYLTYAVEQPADVRAEQVRYDNSGTTVRVASPLGTFDVHTHLLGPFNVYNVLAAVAAGIAHGADIPAIQAGIEAVQRVKGRMEPVDMGQPFLVLIDFAHTPVSLEQALTAARAMTDGRVIVVFGSAGLRDRAKRGMMGRVAARLADLAVLTAEDPRTEDVNAIIAEIAAGAEAEGAEEGRDYVRIPDRAEAIAYAVAQAQPGDVVLTCGKGHEPTMCYGTTEYPWSEHDAVRAALQRLGFTAHQQPS, encoded by the coding sequence ATGACCACCGAGACGCACGTTTTGCTTGCAACCCTGCTTGCGGCGTTGCCGTGGGCGGAAACACCATCACCGCTTGCCAACCTTGCCATTCGCGGTATCACCGCCGACTCGCGTGCTGTTCAGCCGGGCACGCTTTTTGTCGCCTATCGTGGCGTGAGTGTGGATGGGCACCGCTTCATCGGCGACGCCGTGGCGCGCGGCGCCGCCGCTGTGGTCGGCGAAGCCGCTCCTGAGGACGTCGGCGCGTTGCCCGTGCCCTACATCCGCGTGCGCGATGGGCGCGAAGCCCTGGCATGGCTTGCCGCCGCCTGGCATGGGCATCCCTCGCAACGCATGCGTGTGGTGGGCATCACAGGCACCGACGGCAAAACCACCACCACCACGCTGGTGAGCAGTGTCTTGAGCGCCGCCGGCGAGCATGTGGGGGTGCTCACCACCATCGGCGCGACCATTGGCGGCCAACACTTTGAAACAGCGCCGCACACCACCACCCCCGACGCGCTGGAATTGCAACAGTATTTGCGCCACATGGTTGAGGCGGGGGTGACAACCGCCGTGCTGGAAGTAACATCGCACGGGCTGGCGCAACACCGTGTCACCGGTATCGCGTTCGATACCGCCATCGTCACCAACATCACGCACGAGCATCTGGATTTCCACGGGACGCTCGAAAACTACCGCCGCGCCAAGGCAATGCTTTTCGAGCACCTGATGAACACGCCGCACAAGCCCAACACGCCCAAGGTGAGCATCCTCAACGCCGATGACAGCAGTTTTGCGTACCTGCGCCCCATTCCCGCTGAGCGCTATTTGACCTACGCGGTTGAACAGCCCGCCGACGTGCGCGCCGAACAGGTGCGCTACGACAATAGCGGTACAACCGTGCGCGTTGCGTCGCCGTTGGGCACGTTCGACGTGCATACGCATCTGCTTGGTCCGTTCAACGTGTACAACGTGCTCGCCGCTGTTGCCGCCGGCATTGCCCACGGCGCAGATATTCCCGCCATTCAGGCAGGCATTGAGGCCGTTCAGCGCGTGAAAGGGCGCATGGAACCCGTGGACATGGGGCAACCTTTCCTCGTCCTGATTGACTTTGCGCATACGCCCGTCTCGCTTGAACAGGCGCTCACCGCCGCCCGCGCCATGACCGACGGGCGCGTGATTGTCGTCTTTGGTTCGGCGGGGTTGCGCGACCGCGCCAAACGGGGCATGATGGGGCGCGTCGCCGCACGCCTGGCGGATCTCGCAGTGCTGACCGCCGAAGACCCGCGCACCGAGGACGTGAACGCCATCATCGCCGAAATCGCCGCCGGGGCGGAAGCCGAAGGCGCAGAGGAAGGGCGCGACTATGTGCGCATTCCCGACCGCGCCGAAGCCATTGCCTACGCCGTGGCGCAAGCCCAACCCGGCGACGTTGTGCTCACGTGCGGCAAAGGGCACGAACCCACCATGTGCTACGGCACCACCGAATACCCGTGGAGCGAACACGACGCCGTGCGTGCTGCCTTGCAACGCTTGGGCTTCACCGCCCATCAACAACCATCCTGA
- a CDS encoding LacI family DNA-binding transcriptional regulator, giving the protein MATIYDVAKRAGVSRSTVSRVLNNQPGVHPETRERVLAAVRELNYHPNFAARALKRQRADAVGVIIPSSFREPRSDEPRGYYFTEIIRGAYNYFTEHRMAVTLLDDEGTFEFYQSIFERRQVDGILFIDLELGSDMTRRLKSLGFPFVVIGNASEPDVVGVDVDNYGSSQRVVQYLYSQGHRRIAIINGPERRLASRDRRAGFLAAIEHLGLDFPEAYDQPGDFSERSGQKAMRRLLQVSPRPTAVYAINDRMAIGAIRAARDAGLNVPDDISVVGFDDIPVAPYINPPLTTMRQPLYELGAEAARLLHEIIANGAASVSRVVLPATLIERNTVALRTESPERG; this is encoded by the coding sequence GTGGCTACGATTTACGACGTTGCCAAACGAGCCGGCGTCTCTCGCTCAACTGTCTCGCGCGTTTTGAACAATCAACCGGGCGTCCATCCGGAAACGCGCGAGCGCGTTCTGGCAGCCGTGCGTGAACTCAACTATCACCCAAATTTTGCGGCGCGCGCCCTCAAACGCCAGCGCGCCGATGCAGTGGGGGTCATCATTCCTTCTTCGTTCCGCGAACCCCGTTCCGATGAACCACGCGGCTACTACTTCACCGAAATCATCCGCGGTGCCTACAACTACTTCACCGAGCACCGCATGGCTGTGACCTTGTTGGACGACGAAGGCACGTTTGAGTTTTATCAATCCATCTTCGAGCGGCGCCAGGTGGACGGTATCCTCTTCATTGACCTTGAATTGGGCTCTGACATGACGCGCCGCCTGAAATCACTGGGGTTTCCATTTGTGGTGATCGGCAACGCCAGCGAGCCCGACGTTGTTGGAGTGGACGTGGACAACTACGGGAGTTCCCAACGTGTGGTGCAGTATCTGTACAGTCAGGGGCACCGCCGCATTGCCATCATCAACGGTCCGGAGCGGCGCTTAGCCAGCCGCGACCGTCGGGCGGGTTTTTTGGCGGCGATTGAGCACCTGGGGCTGGATTTCCCGGAAGCATACGACCAGCCCGGCGATTTTAGCGAGCGCTCCGGTCAAAAAGCCATGCGCCGCCTGCTTCAGGTTTCACCTCGCCCCACAGCCGTTTACGCCATCAACGACCGCATGGCCATCGGCGCGATTCGCGCCGCACGCGATGCGGGGCTGAACGTGCCGGACGATATCAGCGTGGTGGGGTTCGACGATATCCCCGTCGCGCCGTATATCAACCCACCACTGACCACGATGCGCCAGCCGCTGTATGAACTTGGAGCGGAAGCGGCGCGCCTGCTGCATGAAATCATCGCCAACGGCGCGGCAAGTGTGAGCCGCGTTGTGTTGCCTGCAACGCTCATTGAACGTAACACCGTTGCCTTACGAACAGAATCGCCGGAAAGGGGGTGA
- a CDS encoding sugar ABC transporter substrate-binding protein: MKRRTLLLTLITLLLAAMALAACGGGEETPPATEEPAAEQPAEPTPTEEAAMEEPTAEPEPTATEEAAAEGEGEMGPQLVIWADENRAPVMQELAEQFKEQYGVELVVQQVGFGDIREQFKVAGPAGEGPDIIIGAHDWLGELVVNGLVAPVDLGDKRDKFLDAAVQAFTYDGELYGMPYLTENLAFFYNPDLVPEAPQTWSEVREIAAQLEAEGKVKQGYVLQPGDAYHFYPIMTAFGGYVFGRDENGSYNPEDLGIDSEGTIAAAKWLDQMVKEGHLSPDVDWDTMHAMFENGEAAMFLTGPWALNRIRESGVNYAIAPIPDETSEGKPFLGVHGFMVSAFSKDPLLAQAFLTEFVATDEVMQKLFDADPRPSAYLPVREATDDPDIAAFGVAGQNADPMPAIPEMASVWEAWGNAITLVFQQQEDPEVAFKNAAEQIRAAISGQ; encoded by the coding sequence ATGAAACGCCGAACATTGTTGTTGACACTTATTACGTTGTTGCTGGCGGCTATGGCATTGGCTGCCTGTGGCGGCGGCGAAGAAACCCCGCCTGCAACCGAAGAACCCGCCGCTGAACAACCCGCGGAACCCACACCGACGGAAGAAGCGGCTATGGAAGAACCCACCGCTGAACCCGAACCGACGGCGACCGAAGAAGCCGCGGCTGAGGGTGAAGGCGAAATGGGTCCTCAGCTGGTCATCTGGGCGGACGAAAACCGCGCCCCTGTGATGCAAGAACTGGCTGAACAATTCAAGGAACAGTATGGCGTCGAGCTGGTTGTGCAGCAGGTCGGTTTCGGCGACATTCGCGAACAGTTCAAGGTCGCCGGTCCGGCTGGCGAAGGGCCTGACATTATCATCGGCGCCCACGACTGGCTGGGTGAATTGGTAGTGAACGGTCTGGTGGCGCCCGTTGACCTGGGCGACAAGCGCGACAAGTTCCTGGATGCCGCGGTGCAAGCCTTCACCTACGACGGCGAGCTCTACGGCATGCCCTACCTGACCGAAAACCTTGCCTTCTTCTACAACCCCGACCTGGTGCCCGAAGCGCCGCAGACGTGGAGCGAAGTGCGCGAAATCGCCGCGCAGCTGGAAGCCGAAGGCAAGGTGAAGCAAGGCTACGTCCTGCAACCGGGTGACGCCTACCACTTCTACCCGATCATGACGGCGTTCGGCGGCTACGTCTTCGGCCGCGACGAAAACGGTTCGTACAACCCCGAAGACCTGGGCATTGACAGCGAAGGCACGATCGCCGCGGCGAAGTGGCTCGACCAAATGGTCAAGGAAGGCCACCTGAGCCCGGACGTGGACTGGGACACGATGCACGCCATGTTTGAAAACGGCGAAGCCGCGATGTTCCTCACCGGTCCGTGGGCGCTCAACCGTATCCGCGAATCGGGTGTGAACTACGCCATCGCGCCCATTCCGGATGAAACGAGCGAAGGCAAGCCGTTCCTGGGCGTGCACGGCTTCATGGTCAGCGCGTTCAGCAAAGACCCGCTCCTGGCGCAAGCCTTCTTGACCGAATTCGTGGCGACCGACGAAGTGATGCAGAAACTCTTTGATGCAGACCCGCGCCCGTCGGCCTACCTGCCGGTGCGTGAAGCCACCGACGACCCCGACATCGCCGCGTTCGGCGTGGCCGGTCAGAACGCTGACCCGATGCCCGCCATTCCTGAAATGGCGTCGGTGTGGGAAGCGTGGGGCAACGCGATTACGCTGGTCTTCCAGCAGCAAGAAGATCCGGAGGTTGCGTTCAAGAACGCCGCCGAGCAAATTCGCGCGGCTATCAGCGGCCAATAA
- the malF gene encoding maltose ABC transporter permease MalF, whose translation MTRATTGGGASRPSTSLKLSDIALRLIGLAFIDAVAVWLLTQMIADGVWILVTLLLIITIGVNVIFLRPELYPLRWMSPGLALMLLMVVYPLVFTVYTAFTNYSDGHLLTKQQAIERITTGLQNMYVPEGGVTYSWVAFQAEDGTYALWLTDKEGNHYFARPGEPIEPATAGEGIFGPPDENGVPTTIEGYTRLNRIQAATNRDLPNIQFGVPPDAVQIRTPSEAAILQPRYVYDEELDAIIDQKEGKIYYADDEVGFFVSEDGDTLNPGYIVVVGWKNFDRLFNSPAIRGPVLRVFIWTVVFAAASVLTTFALGLFIALLYNDPTMRGRKIIRSFLIIPYAIPAFISILVWRGMMNPQFGVLNRALLDLFGYSPPWFSDPMWARLGVILVNLWLGFPYMMLVCSGALQAIPSDIYEAAEIDGANMWQRFRHITLPLLLVSVGPLLISSFAFNFNNFNIIYLFNRGNPPMSGTPTPVGHTDILVTYVYRLAFASGGGKDYGYASAITIIIFLIVASITFFQFRYTRMWEEVSENV comes from the coding sequence ATGACTCGCGCAACGACTGGTGGGGGGGCTTCCCGCCCCTCCACCTCCCTCAAACTATCCGATATCGCTCTTCGTCTCATTGGGTTGGCGTTCATTGACGCTGTGGCGGTCTGGCTTCTGACACAAATGATCGCCGACGGCGTCTGGATTTTGGTCACCCTGTTGCTCATCATCACGATTGGCGTCAACGTCATTTTCTTGCGCCCAGAACTCTACCCCCTGCGCTGGATGTCACCCGGCCTGGCGCTCATGCTCTTGATGGTCGTCTATCCGCTGGTCTTCACGGTTTACACCGCCTTCACCAACTACAGCGACGGCCACTTGCTGACCAAACAGCAAGCGATTGAGCGCATTACCACCGGCTTGCAGAACATGTACGTGCCGGAAGGGGGCGTCACGTACTCCTGGGTGGCTTTCCAGGCCGAAGATGGCACCTATGCGCTCTGGTTGACCGACAAAGAAGGCAACCACTACTTCGCCAGACCGGGAGAACCGATTGAACCGGCAACCGCCGGGGAGGGCATTTTCGGACCACCCGACGAAAACGGGGTTCCAACCACGATTGAAGGCTACACCCGCCTCAACCGCATTCAAGCGGCGACGAACCGCGACTTGCCCAACATTCAGTTTGGCGTTCCACCCGATGCCGTGCAGATTCGCACCCCCAGCGAAGCGGCCATTCTTCAGCCGCGATATGTGTACGATGAAGAGTTAGACGCCATCATTGACCAGAAAGAAGGCAAGATTTACTACGCCGATGATGAAGTGGGCTTCTTTGTGAGTGAAGACGGCGACACGCTCAACCCAGGCTACATTGTCGTTGTCGGCTGGAAAAACTTCGACCGCCTGTTCAACAGCCCGGCCATCCGTGGGCCTGTGCTGCGTGTCTTCATCTGGACGGTGGTTTTTGCCGCCGCCAGTGTGCTGACAACGTTCGCCCTGGGGCTTTTCATCGCCCTGCTCTACAACGACCCCACCATGCGCGGGCGCAAAATCATTCGCTCGTTCCTCATCATTCCGTACGCCATTCCCGCCTTCATCAGCATTCTCGTCTGGCGTGGGATGATGAACCCGCAGTTTGGTGTGCTCAACCGCGCCTTGCTGGACCTCTTCGGCTATTCGCCGCCCTGGTTCTCAGACCCCATGTGGGCACGCCTGGGCGTCATTCTGGTCAACTTGTGGCTGGGCTTCCCCTACATGATGCTGGTTTGTAGTGGGGCATTGCAAGCCATTCCCAGCGACATTTACGAAGCCGCCGAGATTGACGGCGCAAACATGTGGCAACGCTTCCGCCACATCACTTTGCCCTTGTTGCTCGTCTCGGTCGGTCCGTTGTTGATTTCCTCGTTCGCGTTCAACTTCAACAACTTCAACATCATCTATCTGTTCAACCGTGGGAACCCGCCCATGAGCGGCACCCCAACACCGGTTGGGCACACCGATATCCTGGTGACATACGTCTACCGGTTGGCTTTTGCAAGCGGTGGCGGAAAGGATTACGGCTACGCGTCGGCGATTACCATCATCATCTTCCTGATTGTCGCGAGCATTACGTTCTTCCAATTCCGCTACACGCGCATGTGGGAGGAGGTTTCCGAAAATGTCTGA
- the malG gene encoding maltose ABC transporter permease MalG yields MSERSLTAIRHSKARQQQLLRVVRWVLTVVLIFYAIFPAVWVLSASLDPRNSLAQQALIPPNASLENYRALFNNPVQPFGRWMLNSIKISTITSILAVMISALAAYAFSRFRFAGRRNLLLTILLIQVFPNFLAMVAIFLLLQQLGTYIPWLGLGTHGGLILAYLGGALGINTWLMKGFFDSIPRDLDESAKIDGASDWQIFSRIIFPLVRPILAVVGILTFIGTYSDYILASILLKDRDSLTLAVGLFQLIDGQYSQKWGLFAAGAILGAVPIVIVYLLLQDYIVGGLTQGAVKG; encoded by the coding sequence ATGTCTGAGCGCTCTTTGACCGCCATCCGCCACTCGAAAGCACGCCAACAGCAATTGCTGCGCGTGGTGCGCTGGGTTTTGACAGTGGTTCTCATTTTCTACGCCATCTTCCCGGCGGTATGGGTGCTTTCGGCATCACTCGACCCGCGCAACTCGTTGGCGCAACAAGCGTTGATTCCTCCCAACGCATCGCTTGAAAACTACCGGGCGCTGTTCAACAACCCTGTTCAGCCCTTTGGGCGCTGGATGCTCAATTCGATCAAGATTTCAACCATCACGTCCATTCTGGCAGTGATGATTAGCGCCCTGGCGGCGTATGCGTTTTCGCGCTTCCGCTTTGCCGGGCGTCGCAACTTGTTGTTGACCATTCTGCTCATTCAGGTATTCCCCAACTTCCTCGCCATGGTTGCCATCTTTTTGCTCTTGCAACAATTGGGGACCTACATTCCATGGCTTGGGTTGGGCACACATGGGGGGCTCATTCTGGCCTACCTTGGGGGCGCTTTGGGTATCAACACCTGGTTGATGAAGGGGTTTTTCGACTCCATCCCGCGCGACCTGGACGAATCGGCGAAGATTGACGGTGCAAGCGATTGGCAGATTTTCTCGCGCATCATCTTCCCACTGGTGCGCCCCATCCTTGCCGTGGTGGGCATTCTCACGTTCATCGGCACCTATTCGGACTACATTCTTGCCAGCATTCTGCTGAAAGACCGTGATTCGCTGACGCTCGCCGTGGGGTTGTTCCAGTTGATTGATGGGCAGTATTCCCAGAAATGGGGGCTTTTCGCCGCAGGGGCGATTCTTGGCGCAGTGCCGATCGTCATCGTCTATCTGCTCTTGCAGGATTACATCGTGGGCGGATTGACGCAAGGCGCTGTGAAGGGATAA
- a CDS encoding alpha/beta fold hydrolase, producing MQRSIVHIPTADGWRLEADLIVPPSPMGALVVGHAMMLNRTSMDHPPGQGVASTLAQAGFVVLNVDLRGRGASLPHASRRVDWSYDDLVFGDTPALVEFMQREWGELPLALVGHSLFGHVAAGYLGFHPDTPVRALAAFAANLWARQWEQSRVLWWRKRLAMEATTALTYLFGVAPARRFRQGTDDEARTYYRQLCHWTRHGVWRTLDGRDYLAAIARARQPMLNVIGARDRFLCTPDNARAMWRHWGGPYEQWVIDESWGLGYVPAHVGIVLNPACRLVWERMAQWLQEAMGLASSASMSSTTKEPGA from the coding sequence ATGCAGCGTTCAATCGTGCATATTCCCACCGCGGACGGCTGGCGACTGGAAGCCGACCTCATTGTGCCGCCGTCGCCGATGGGCGCGTTGGTGGTGGGGCATGCCATGATGTTGAACCGCACCTCTATGGACCACCCGCCAGGGCAAGGCGTCGCCAGCACGCTCGCCCAAGCGGGGTTTGTGGTGCTCAACGTGGATTTGCGCGGGCGTGGCGCAAGCCTGCCGCACGCCTCGCGGCGCGTGGATTGGTCATACGATGACCTGGTGTTTGGCGATACCCCCGCGCTTGTCGAGTTCATGCAGCGCGAATGGGGCGAATTGCCGCTGGCGCTGGTGGGGCATTCGCTCTTTGGGCATGTCGCCGCCGGCTATCTTGGGTTTCACCCCGATACACCGGTGCGTGCGCTGGCGGCGTTTGCCGCCAACTTGTGGGCGCGGCAATGGGAACAGTCGCGCGTGTTGTGGTGGCGCAAGCGCCTGGCGATGGAAGCCACAACAGCCCTCACCTACCTTTTCGGCGTAGCGCCGGCGCGCCGTTTCCGCCAGGGAACGGATGACGAGGCGCGTACCTACTATCGTCAACTCTGTCACTGGACGCGCCACGGCGTCTGGCGGACGCTGGATGGGCGCGACTACCTGGCGGCGATTGCCAGAGCGCGCCAGCCCATGCTGAACGTCATCGGCGCGCGCGACCGCTTTCTCTGCACGCCCGACAATGCGCGCGCCATGTGGCGACATTGGGGCGGTCCATATGAGCAGTGGGTGATTGATGAATCGTGGGGATTGGGCTATGTGCCGGCGCATGTGGGTATCGTGCTCAATCCGGCCTGCCGCCTTGTTTGGGAGCGTATGGCGCAGTGGCTTCAAGAGGCTATGGGGCTGGCGTCTTCCGCGTCAATGTCCAGCACAACAAAAGAACCGGGCGCGTAG
- the acpS gene encoding holo-ACP synthase, translating into MPLATGVDIVEVHRLEAAVARFGERFLNRFLTERERAACGHKLVSIAGRWAAKEAVAKALGCGIGDVAWKEIEVLNDERGAPHVLLHGQAAHRAAQLGLHTWSLSISHTETYAVAFVVALG; encoded by the coding sequence ATGCCACTGGCCACAGGGGTGGATATCGTGGAAGTGCACCGGCTGGAAGCGGCGGTAGCGCGTTTTGGCGAGCGCTTCCTCAATCGCTTCCTCACGGAGCGCGAACGCGCCGCCTGTGGGCACAAACTGGTGAGCATCGCCGGGCGCTGGGCGGCTAAAGAGGCCGTCGCCAAGGCGCTGGGGTGTGGTATCGGCGATGTCGCCTGGAAAGAAATCGAAGTGTTGAATGATGAACGCGGTGCGCCGCACGTGCTCTTGCATGGGCAGGCGGCGCACCGTGCCGCGCAACTGGGCTTGCATACCTGGTCCCTCAGCATCTCCCACACCGAGACCTACGCTGTCGCCTTCGTCGTCGCGTTGGGGTAG
- a CDS encoding M16 family metallopeptidase — protein MSSTTSHETLPLDPSTLPGPETIATRTLANGLRLLAWENFVSPAVYVTASFAVGSHDEPPAQKGVNNLVAALLSRGTRDHDYDAINEMIESRSASLAFSGGVLSTSLSIKSLAEDMPDLLRLASEMLRAPTFPEDQFARVKDRVLTALREREHDPRSMASLAFYKLAYPETHAYHWPSSGYLETVEPITRADVEAFFETHYEPRDGIIVLSGAMPAQQALDLLEDVFGDWENRPHRQRAPLPDAHPLPEQAVEHFTEVPGKAQSDFVLGVPALSANDPDYVPAQVANSILGVFGLMGRLGESVRDEKGLAYYAYSSLGRAKAPIKAPWMAVAGVAPENVQLAVETTLAEIRRMADERVPEDELTDNKLYLIGALPLQLETNEGMAGAIKNMVYYDLGLDYLQRLPERIWRVEAEDVQRVVQTYLAHGRHVLSIAGPRSPAE, from the coding sequence ATGAGTTCGACGACATCTCACGAAACGCTACCGCTTGACCCCTCGACGTTGCCCGGACCGGAGACAATCGCCACGCGCACGCTCGCCAACGGCTTGCGCCTGCTGGCGTGGGAAAACTTTGTCAGCCCGGCGGTCTATGTCACCGCTTCGTTTGCCGTCGGCTCGCACGATGAACCCCCCGCCCAAAAAGGGGTGAACAACCTCGTGGCGGCGTTGCTCTCGCGCGGCACACGCGACCACGACTACGACGCCATCAACGAGATGATTGAAAGCCGCAGCGCCTCGTTGGCCTTTTCCGGCGGCGTGCTCTCGACCTCGCTGAGCATCAAATCGCTCGCCGAAGATATGCCCGACTTGTTGCGGCTGGCGTCGGAAATGTTGCGTGCGCCCACCTTCCCCGAAGACCAGTTCGCGCGTGTCAAAGACCGCGTGTTGACGGCGTTGCGCGAACGGGAACACGACCCGCGTTCAATGGCGTCTCTGGCGTTCTACAAACTCGCCTATCCTGAGACGCACGCCTACCACTGGCCCTCATCCGGCTACCTGGAAACGGTTGAACCCATCACCCGCGCCGACGTCGAAGCCTTTTTTGAAACGCACTACGAACCGCGCGACGGCATCATCGTCCTGTCGGGGGCTATGCCCGCGCAACAAGCGCTCGACCTGCTGGAAGATGTGTTTGGCGATTGGGAAAACCGCCCGCACCGTCAGCGCGCCCCCTTGCCGGACGCGCACCCGTTGCCGGAGCAAGCGGTTGAACATTTCACCGAAGTGCCGGGCAAAGCCCAAAGCGATTTTGTGCTGGGCGTGCCTGCGTTGTCCGCCAACGACCCCGATTATGTGCCGGCGCAGGTTGCCAACAGCATTTTGGGTGTCTTTGGGCTGATGGGACGCCTGGGCGAAAGCGTGCGGGATGAAAAAGGGCTTGCCTACTACGCTTACAGTTCGCTAGGGCGTGCCAAAGCCCCCATCAAAGCCCCGTGGATGGCGGTGGCGGGCGTTGCGCCGGAAAATGTGCAACTGGCGGTGGAAACGACGCTGGCCGAAATTCGCCGCATGGCGGATGAGCGTGTTCCCGAAGATGAATTGACCGACAACAAACTCTACCTGATTGGCGCTTTGCCCTTGCAATTGGAAACCAACGAAGGCATGGCGGGCGCTATCAAAAACATGGTCTATTACGACCTGGGGCTGGATTACCTGCAACGCTTGCCGGAACGCATCTGGCGTGTCGAGGCTGAGGATGTCCAGCGGGTGGTGCAGACGTATCTGGCGCATGGTCGCCATGTGCTCTCAATCGCCGGCCCGCGTTCACCTGCGGAGTAA
- a CDS encoding M16 family metallopeptidase, which translates to MSENTIQTATLENGLRILVKETHHAPVATFWVWYGVGSRNEVQGKTGISHWVEHMMFKGTERFPKGAIDREIARHGGMFNAMTWLDFTAYYAVLPAPNIQLALDIEADRMVNSAFLPEEVEAERTVILSERHMYENYPSFRLSEAVQAVAFFVHPYHHETIGWESDLRTMTRDDLYAHYRTYYTPNNAIAVAIGDFNANEMIDRIAETFGRLPRGPEVPPVRFTEPPQNGERRITVHGPGSTRYLQAAYKAPSATSDDWFALAVLDTVLGGPESFSLRGPAPNARTSRLYRALVDSGLVASVSSSLIPTIDPFLYTFHVTLFPTSDPQVVENRLFEELERVRAEGITEEEYQKALKQTRAQFAFSMESVANQAYWLGFASTIADTDWFTSFIDRFSRVTREDVQRVAQTYLSPRQRTVGWYIPEEGAAQ; encoded by the coding sequence ATGAGTGAGAACACGATTCAGACCGCCACCCTTGAAAATGGGTTGCGTATCTTGGTCAAGGAAACCCACCACGCGCCGGTTGCCACGTTTTGGGTTTGGTATGGCGTGGGAAGCCGCAACGAGGTGCAGGGTAAGACGGGCATCTCGCACTGGGTGGAGCATATGATGTTCAAAGGCACGGAGCGCTTCCCCAAGGGCGCGATTGACCGCGAGATTGCCCGCCACGGCGGCATGTTCAACGCCATGACGTGGCTGGATTTCACCGCCTATTATGCTGTGTTGCCGGCGCCCAACATTCAACTGGCGCTCGATATCGAAGCCGACCGCATGGTCAATTCGGCGTTCTTGCCCGAAGAGGTGGAAGCCGAGCGCACCGTTATTCTTTCCGAGCGCCACATGTACGAAAACTACCCCTCTTTTCGCCTTTCGGAAGCGGTGCAGGCGGTGGCGTTTTTCGTACACCCCTACCACCACGAAACGATTGGGTGGGAAAGCGACTTGCGCACCATGACGCGCGATGATTTGTATGCGCATTACCGCACCTATTACACGCCCAACAACGCCATCGCTGTGGCGATTGGCGATTTCAACGCCAACGAGATGATTGACCGCATTGCCGAAACCTTTGGGCGCTTGCCGCGTGGTCCCGAAGTGCCGCCTGTCCGCTTCACCGAACCACCCCAAAACGGCGAGCGCCGCATTACCGTGCATGGACCTGGAAGCACACGCTACCTGCAAGCCGCCTACAAAGCGCCGTCCGCTACCAGCGATGATTGGTTCGCGCTGGCGGTGCTCGACACCGTGCTGGGTGGTCCTGAAAGTTTCAGCCTGCGTGGTCCTGCGCCAAACGCGCGCACCTCACGCCTCTACCGCGCGCTGGTGGATAGCGGCCTGGTTGCCAGCGTCAGTTCGTCGCTCATCCCAACCATTGACCCGTTCCTGTACACCTTCCACGTGACGCTTTTCCCCACAAGCGACCCGCAGGTTGTCGAAAATCGCCTGTTTGAAGAATTGGAACGTGTCCGCGCCGAAGGGATTACCGAAGAAGAATACCAGAAAGCGCTCAAACAAACCCGTGCCCAATTTGCTTTCAGCATGGAAAGCGTCGCCAACCAGGCGTATTGGCTGGGGTTTGCCAGCACGATAGCCGATACCGACTGGTTTACCTCGTTCATTGACCGTTTCAGCCGCGTGACACGCGAGGATGTCCAGCGTGTGGCGCAAACCTACCTCTCACCCCGCCAACGCACGGTTGGTTGGTACATTCCCGAAGAAGGAGCCGCCCAATGA